TAGTTTGTAATAAATGGTTAGTTTATGGTTGCTAATAAATATCATCTGATGGTTAGATAGAAATGGATTAGAAGTGTTATGAATGTGTGTTAGATATATGTCAACTCGTTTATGGTTGGGCCGATCTATTAAACACAATGCCTTTGCTTTCTCTCTTCTATAAAGTGTTTCTTCTTCTCTTCTTCTCTTCTATCTATCTAAAACATAATTATTAGCTTCCTCTCTTCTTTAAATCATCTCGGATATGGATTCTCTTCCAAATACGAAGAGGCAAAAGTTTGTTGAACTTCTAAACAGTCAACAAAACATTATTTTTGGTTTATCTGAAGATAGTCTCGAACTATCTTCATCTCAAATCCCTCTTTTTCGCTCGCAACCGATGGAAGATTCCAACTTTGTGGAAGGCACTCCTGTAGAGCGTCGAAAAAGGAGGCACTGGACGCCGGTATATGACGTTGTGCTCATTAGCTCCTGGCTAAATACAAGCAAATATCCAGTTGTATCGAATGAGCAAAAATCCTGATCTTTCTGGAAAAGGATTGCAGCATACTTCGCTGTAAGTCCTAAGGTGCAAGGCTGTGAATAAGGGAGGTGTCCCACTGCAAGCAGCGTTGGCACAAGATCAACGATCTAGTCAACAAGTTTTGCGGGGCATATGAAACTGCAAGTAGAGAGAAACAGTGGTCAAAATGAGAATGATATTCTCAACCTAGCTCATGAGATTTTCTTCAACAACCACAAAAAAAATTCAACCTTGAACATGCTTGTAAGGAACTTCGAAATGATCAGAAGTGGTGCGAGCTTAATACTTGTAAAGCCGATGGAAGTGCAAAAAGGAGGAAGCTTGATGACGGTGCAAATTCTTCAACCTCTCACGCGTCTGACAACAATACTGGTGGAGCTGATCAAGCAGCCACTCGGCCCCTGGGTGTTAAGGCATCTAAGGGGCATGGTAAGCAAAAGACTAAGGCAGAGGCGAAGTCGGCGTCTGAGTTTCATAGCATGTGGAGCATCAAGAAGGAGGATATGGCCATGAAGGAGAGGCTGTCGAAGATGAAGCTGTTGGATAGTCTTATTGCAAAACCAGAACCGTTGCATGAGTATGAAGAAGCGCTGAAGAAGAAGCTTATTTATGACTTGTTGTCTTAAGCTTTGATGCTTTTAAGTTGATGTTGTCTAAGTCTAATTGGGTTAAATGTTTAAATATCTGTGTTTGTGTTTCTGTTTAAACTCTTTGTTGTTTAAATCTGTGTTTGTGTTTTTGTTTCTTGTTCTTGTAATGGTTATTGATTATGGAAATGCCTATGTTTGTGTTTCTTGTTCTTGTTATCGTTATTGATTAAGAATGTGTTTGTTGTTCTTTCTGTCAACTTAAAAATTATTGAAGTGTGCTCTCGTCTGAAGCTACTGTCACGGACTTGCTCTCATCTGCAATCAGGTAACTCTGATCACTTGTTTGTGTCTTCTTGTGTCATGGACATAACCTGATCACTTGTTTGTATCTTCTTGTGTCTTATTGTCAGGGTGGAGAAGCTGTTTCTCCTCTGAAGTTTGTGTCACGGACACACTGTTTGTGGAGGCTGTTTGTGTCACGGGGAAGCTGTGTAGTTGTGTCTTTTTGTGTCTTATTGTCACGGGGAAGCTGTGTGATCCATTGGCTACTTGTGTCTTATTGTCACGGGAATTCTGTATACTTGTGTCTTATTGTGTAAAACTTGACAAGCTGTGAAGTTGTATATAAATGTTGTATTGCACAAAGATTTTATTCACAATCTCATCTTCTCTCTTCTCGTGTTCTATATAAATTTGGTGTTCCGCAAACTTTACAATCTCATCTTCTCTCCTTTATCTCTTTCTCTCCTTGATCTATATAAGTTTGGTATTGTGCAAACATTACAATATCATCTTCTCTCCTTGGTCTATATACATTTTTATTAACTAAATCATCTTCTCTCTTTTATCTCCTTGTTCTTGTTTGATATAAAGATTTTAAAATTCTTCATTTCCATCATAAATTTTATTCACAAATTCTCCGTTCTCTTCTTTGTCTATTCCCAATCTCATTATCCATTCTCTTCTTAATCATCACAAAGTAATCAATTTTTTTTTCACATATATGGCATCTTCCTCTCATAACACTTTTGAGGGAGTAGCTGATGAAAGTTTTGATCAATATTTTGATGAATATTTTGATCAAGCTTTCGAGAATTTTGCCATTGCTTCCGGTGATCAAGACGAAAGAAAAAAATGAATTTATATCGAAAGAAATCGAGAAGAAGGCGATGTACGTTTATGGAACGATTATTTTAGTGAAACTCCAACTTACCCTGATAATCTCTTCCGTCGACGATTTAGAATGAACAAACCATTGTTCATGCGTATTGTTCATCGACTCTCCAATGAAGTTGATTTCTTTCACCAAAAGAAAGATTGTCTTGGAAGGCTTAGTCTCTCTCCACTTCAAAAGTGTACAGCAGCCATTCGTCTCATGGCATATGGTACTGCGGCTGATACTGTTGATGAATATCTCAGACTCGGTGCAACTACTACTCGGTCATGTTTGGAAAATTTTGTGGAATGAATAATAAATTTATTCGGCGAGAAGTACCTAAGAAGACCAACACCGACTGATCTTCAATGTCTGCTTGATATTGGTGAACATCATGGATTTCCCGGGATATAGGAAGCCTCGACTGTATGCATTGGGAGTGGAAGAATTATCCCACCGCTTGGAAAAGTCAATATTCACGTGGTTTAGGAAAACCCACAATCGTTTTAGAGGCGGTTGCTTCGTATGATCTATGGATATGAAATGCGTTTTTTGGACCTCCAGGTACCTTAAATGATATCAATGTTCTTGATCGCTCTCATGTTTTCGATGACATAATAAAAGGTCAAGCTCCGCAAGTCACTTTCTCTGTCAATGGAAGAGAGTATCATTTGGCTTACTATCTCACCGACGGTATTTATCCGAAATAGGCAACTTTTATCCAATCTATTCCAATACCACAAGGGCCGAAAGCGGTTTTATTTGCTCAACATCAAGAAGCGGTCTGAAAAGATGTGGAGCGTGCTTTTGGAGTCTTACAAGCTCGCTTTGCCATCGTTAAAAATCCATTATGAGAGCATGTATCATACTCCATAACATGATAGTAGAAGACGAACGAGATGGATACACTCAAGATGATGTTTCAGAGTTCCAACAAGGAGAAAACACCAGAGGTTCACAAGTGGATCTCACGTATTCTACAGATATCCCAACAAATATCGCCAATATGATGAGCGTTCGAACTAGAATTCATGATAGACAAATGCATCAACAACTGAAAGCTGATTTGGTTGAACATTTATGGCGTAAATTCGGACAATATCAAGACAACAACTGAGTTCGGATGCTTCTTTCAAATTATTCTCGTTTATTTTACTAATCTTTTTTGTAATGTTTTTTTAATCTATGTTTAAAATGTTTTCTTTTAATATGTTATATTTAATAAATAATTTTTATCTTTATAAATTTTTAATTAAATAAATTTTTTATTTTTAAGAACCCCAAATTAAGAACCTATCATTGGAGCTCTAAAAATAGGGGTCTCTTAACTATAAGCTCTTAACCATCATTAATTACTAAATGATCATTAAGAGACCGATTTGGGTCTTTAGGGTTGATCATGCTCTAACCATGCCGGTCTTAAACATTGGTCCCATTTGACCCCAAAAAAAAACATTGGTCCCATCCCTTAATGTCAAGTTTAATTTTTTTGTTATTATTCAAATTATTAATCGTTATGATATAATCATATAGACATAATTAAACCGTACGTGTATAGTAATGAGTTTGGTTAATAAACGCAAGGAGCATTGTTTCACAAATAAGAAGTGGACGCGTGCCCCCTTCCCTAGCAGTTTTTGTCGTTTTCACCTGACAATATCTTCCTTCCCTCCTCGTCGCCTTGTCTCCCATAAAGATCAGCGTGAGAGAGAGAGAGATTTATAAAGGAGAAGCAACCCTAATATCCAGTTGCTAAAAACCTCCATCTGTTGAATCATGGCCGCCGTTCCTCTTCCTGCCGTCCCTCAGTCTCCCGGTAAACTTCTTCTGAACCAATGAGAAGCTCAAATCTCAATCGAGTTTCTCGTTTACTGAGATGATATTTTCTCTAATAATTTTTAATGTGGTGATAGCAGAAGGGTTTTACGCAATCAACAACGAGTTTCTCATGAATGGGCCAAAAGGGTTTCAGGAGTACAAGATGCTTGAGAACGATATCATGTTCGTGAGAATGGATTTTCCCGGCGTTCCAGAAGATGGCGTTACTCTTGAACCCTCCAAGACCCTTGTGAGTGTCAGCGCCCACGCACCCAAGGTCCATACACACGACTTCTCTCACCGGAACTACCTCATCATCACCGGACTCGTATGCGGATGCTGCGAGATCTCCGGCTTCACCTACCACATGACCGACGGTGTTCTCAGGCTTCATCTCTCCAAGACTAACATCCTCCATCCTCAACGCCCTTCCTGCAACTGTAACCCATTAATTATCTATTTTAGTTTATTATATATACGAATCATTCAAAATTTTACTTTATTTATATCTTACAATTAAAAATAAACTGAGTTACGTTGTTTTTTGGTCAGCGTTTCTCGGTGGCATACGTTTCAGAGGAGATGGTAATTTTATTTTATTTTCTTTTGAATTTTTTCTTACATTTTGTAAATGTTTTTACCGTACTCTCCTCTATGTGTGGTCGCAGATCTCTGTCGATGTCCTCAGAGGCTTCCCTATAACAGGGATCCTTATCGTACGTGTTAATTTTTAATTAATACTACTATATAAATTAATCATATATATTATGATTCAGTACTATGTTTGGTTTATTAATTTGTCACTGTGGTAATTGCTATGTGTGGAAGAGCAGACCCGGATTTAACGGGTCCGTTGTTGATTCCTCACCCGAATGTGCGTCAAGGAACGACTATGGCTTATGAGTCAAAGCAGCTCGAGAGCGGCAGCCTA
This sequence is a window from Brassica oleracea var. oleracea cultivar TO1000 chromosome C1, BOL, whole genome shotgun sequence. Protein-coding genes within it:
- the LOC106332910 gene encoding uncharacterized protein LOC106332910; translated protein: MEDSNFVEGTPVERRKRRHWTPKWCELNTCKADGSAKRRKLDDGANSSTSHASDNNTGGADQAATRPLGVKASKGHGKQKTKAEAKSASEFHSMWSIKKEDMAMKERLSKMKLLDSLIAKPEPLHEYEEALKKKLIYDLLS
- the LOC106300253 gene encoding uncharacterized protein LOC106300253 encodes the protein MAAVPLPAVPQSPEGFYAINNEFLMNGPKGFQEYKMLENDIMFVRMDFPGVPEDGVTLEPSKTLVSVSAHAPKVHTHDFSHRNYLIITGLVCGCCEISGFTYHMTDGVLRLHLSKTNILHPQRPSCNSFLGGIRFRGDDLCRCPQRLPYNRDPYHPDLTGPLLIPHPNVRQGTTMAYESKQLESGSLYVRLDMPGVPKDNFNVSVSSGRVKVTGQAPAVSHDSDGRFYSGDVAMLSAPVDVPSRPIKTIIKDGVIRLLIPSV